The sequence CTGCACCTAGACACTTTTCTTTGCGACAAAATTCTTATTGTATACTCTGCAATAATACCATGTCACGCGGCTCTGATACAAAACCcaaattaactaatttttaagTACAAGAATATTAATTTcaacaatatatatattttatgattAAGATTAATGACTAAAACTATTAAAATACtagtattttttgaaatattaaaaCGATTTCTAATTAATATTACTACTAGTCAATCAAACTCTTAACTAGTCTGCTATTCATACGGAAGGACCACATTGAAAGGGAATCATCCAGTAATGGTGGAGTTTATAGAGTTGCGAGAAAAGGACTCTATAGATAGTAGGTATCCTGGATATGATGGGGTCCTAAAAAAGAATCGGAATCCTCGTGAATCCAGTAATTATCATCCAATGATCATGTCCTACCCTACTACAGTATTACCCCCATTGCCACACATAGTGCCTTGGACGATCTAATGATATTGATTGATGATCATGCCACTTGACAATGTGCATGCACGTAAATAGATTCACTTAAACGCCGACAAAATTAACTTTTATGCATCAACTATGCCCTTTCATGGCCAAGTCTATTTTTGTATCACTTTTTAAATATTGTATTTTTTTCACAGTATTCTCCTAACTTGACCGAATAGGAATTAATTCACGCAGATTTGAGctttatttaagaatttattgCTGATTAATGTGTTGTTGCATGTATAAGGTGACATTTGAATCCCAATACTTATTTAAACGGACGAATAAACTAACCACTTGACTAATCCAAATTTGTTAAATATGAAAAATTATTTAGTCGGACATTTTTATGTGTATATTATTAAGTTTTACATTGTCTAAAATTAAAAACCTGTTAGTCTTTATAATTGAGAGACAATCTTTATTTCTTAAACTAACTTTTGTAATAAGTTAGGCCCACTtaatttcttatatatatatatatatatatatagacacttTTTATATTGGCAGTACGTGTTTATTTTTCGGACACATTTTATAGAACTATAGTGAAGGAATGAGGTTGATCGAATTGTTTCCACATGCATTGTTTCAAAGTTATCAGTGGAGCATGATAAAGATTTTCAACAAAGTATGATGCATAATATGGTCAACATATTAATGCTTGTGAATTCGTGCATCCTAAAATACCAAGCATTTTTACTATACTTTCGAAGATCGAATATACTAAGCATATTGGCCTACTTGGTAGATATtagagggaaaaaaaaagaaagaaaaagttgtTTTAATTTGTCCATATATAGGACTGATGAATATACGTAAATACAAGTTGCTTAGCTTCCAATGGCTACATCACTACACCGACTTTTAAAATATGATgcttttatatgatttgatttgtcgttattctaaaaatttaaaataattggaTGTTTAGCATTCGGCAATGCTAGTGTGCCAGAAATGGTTTGACTGCACACCACACATGCAAGCCCACTACCACAAATATTAAgaccttttttctatttttatttttaatcttttctacttttataattttgtaaaaaattaaaaaatataattatgtttttaatatttttttcacaaatttttaaaaacaaaagctatTGAAAATTAAGATACTAAATGAAAATAGAAATCAATTAGACCATTATTATATTTACACAGTAAAAACTGACTTGTAGGAAAAAGAAAATGACACTGCATGCTAGCTCTTTCACTTTCCCCGTTGAGAAAAGTAAAAAGAAATTATTTGTTGTTGCACAGTTTCGTTCTTGCTACACAttcaagaagaagatgaaagcaaaattagaggagaagaagaatatATTAAATGTGTAGAAGATTTTAACATGAGTTAATTAACAAGATAATTGACCACTAATAGCTATTGCTTTGACTTTTTGATACATTTGGAAAAATATATATCTAGACCTATTTTGTGTCTAAGTACATTGATGTTTGGTTGAAACTCAGATGCAGGAGTTAAGAGCCGTTGGATGAAAACttagtcaaattatctaacgattctcagttatcaacttcacgtgaagtctaTTGTACCTGATTTGTTTTCACCttgatatttaaatatataaaaacaaaaaaatcaaagtgacagttattttaaaatagaaaacaaaaataatttataatttgataTTTTACAATTAGAATATTCCATGAAAGCTTAGCGTTGTCTCCTACCACAGCAGATTCACTAGGTTGGACCCGCTAAGAGACCATGCAAAGAAGGGCATAAAAATAAAGTTATATAGGCTTTAGCAAATCTAGTTGAGGAGGGAATTTTCATATACGTTGCCAGTATCTGAACCACAACTCGAAATTGTTGTTTATTGGTAGTTTGCTTGGTCGTGACCATATTCCACTCGATCCATATTTGTATCACTGTTTGGTACGGTGTTTTCTATTAACTActaattaaattgggaaaaaaaaAGGTTAGGAAAAGCTATACTTTATACCTCTATCAAACACTTCAAAACGTTTCAGTTTTATCTTTGATTAAAATTCAACAAGTCAAtagtttttttttcaattttatccttcTTCATTTTTCATGGTCTTCTTTTGGAGTTTCAATTCTCTCTCTCGTTACCACCACCTAATGCAATACTTGAGAAAAATTATGAAATGAAAATACCGGATTATTTTTCTTGAGAATCAACCTtaacaacaaagaaaaaaatttaataaaaaatcgtATTAGTGAATATGATAAtgttaagaaataaaaaaaatcatttaaatttattttattaatatttgtttattgtaaaatacattaaataaaataaaaaatagtaaattttagtaattttttattaatattttcttgttatcaaatatttttcaagttACACTTCAACTGCATGCTGACCAAGCAATTGAGGAGTTTATCCTACAGCTAGCTTGAATCCACAATAAGGTCGAAAAAGACGGTAATATATGTAGAGAAGTAGAATGGTGAGAAGACAATATAAGAAGGGATTTGTTTGTTTAAATGTGGATTCTCCCATATTGCTTTCCAAATTCTTGGTCCTGCTCTATATTCTGTGCAAACAAATAATTCAAATTCTACTTATTGGTTTGCCCAAACATTATATTTCCTCTTCTTATAAATAGGAACACACATTACCATCCTCTCTTCAAACATCATCATCAGCTTGGAGTCTTATTCAATTGAATAGAGCCTCGCTTTCATTCAAAAACCTTCTTATTTTTAATTACCATTTTTTCACCATACACTATAAATATAATGGCATCGAGTTCAATGTCGTCTTCAGGGTCATGGAGTGCCAAGGACAATAAGGCCTTTGAAAGGGCATTGGCGGTTTATGATAAGGACACCCCTGACCGTTGGTACAATGTTGCTCGCGCCGTTGGCGGAAAAACTCCCGACGAAGTTAAGCGCCACTACGCACTTCTCCTCGGAGATGTTGGCTACATAGAATCAGGGCAAGTGCCATTTCCAAAGTACAAGAAAAATGGAGCCTCTAATTAGCTCAAAAAGGTCAAAGTAAGCATATTTTAGTAAATTCTTGAATCATGCTATTTAGCTAACCAAAAGatgttaaaacttaaaagactataagaatttgttatttttttctgttagctaatcatcaatatttaaaaaactaacatcaatatttaaaaataaaaaatattgttaaattattaaactaaaaaaattaaattgatgattGAATNNNNNNNNNNNNNNNNNNNNNNNNNNNNNNNNNNNNNNNNNNNNNNNNNNNNNNNNNNNNNNNNNNNNNNNNNNNNNNNNNNNNNNTaagattaattaataaaaattaaataagagaatTTTAGGCTAAGAAATTTAGATATGAAAGTAGAATGAATGTTATaccttaatttgataatttttggttttttaaaaCTATGGGAGGTACACAAATTGGACCTTTAAAAaatttggagtacacaaatcggatcacaaatcggacggtcgaAGCACAGAAATCGGCCGATTTGTgtatctaaaaattaaaaatgagagtacacaaatcggagcaCAGACGGTCTAATTTTTATACctcttaaaaattaaaaatcagacGATCCGATTTGTACTCCGTACATTAAATCATCCCacgttttaaaaaaatatcacaataaatcataatttaaaaaaaataccattattaattcaatattaaaaataaaaaagtgagaattttaaattattttaattaattttttttattgtattttaaatattattttttaaaataactctgacaacctttttcctttcttgtCTCCTTCTTTCGTTGCAGGCCGGGAAACCTGAAGCTCAATTGACCAACTGTCATTGACAAGTGACAACAAAGAATTCATGCATTTTTTCTTTGCAAAGCAACATTTATAGGACCATATAGGTCAATAGGTGTAATTGTATTGCAAGTAATATAGCAATGGACTATAGATCATATATAAGAATAGGTCCATGGATTCCCCGTTCTAGTTTAATTTGTTATCCATGAAGCAAGGATAATCAAATATTCTACTTCAAATCATTAATAAAGATGTAATTTTTTATGCACATTAAGTGTGtttttttctacttttaattactAATTCATTTGATATTTGTTGGATATACATGATTTTTGTGTTATATtgtattttaaaaagataaaatataattCTCTAAANNNNNNNNNNNNNNNNNNNNNNNNNGTCTTTATAcagtatatatattttatattttattaaaaatcaatttatattattataaaattatagtGATGTTCTTTTATCTCAATAAAACTGTGAAATAAAAAATTGTGGTATTAATTTAcagttttaattatatataaaaactgTTTATAATGTTTACAGTTTAAAAGATACAAAAGAACTACTTATTAAACTGGCATCTATAGTTGTAtctcataaaaattaaaattagtatgCTTAAATGTTCTATAAgtgatatttatatttatattagtgTCAATgctttataaataataaatttgttTATATCATCGGCCAAATGGTTAAGGCTCTATTCTCATGTAAGAAAGCAAAAGAGATATCGAATAAAAGGCTCATTACCATAGATTTTGTCAACAAcaactcacttttttttttttgtcggtCACTTTAGAGTTTGATGTTGTTAGCAATGTTGTGCTGAGAAATTTGGAAATTCAGAACAGGATGATCTTTGATCCCTCCAGAAGCAACTGTTTTCTCTTTTATTCATGTTTTGACGGTGTATTCAAGCTTTAGTGaactttaaaacttttttttttcttttgctataTGTCCTAACATAGACTCCATTATATTTTGCTTCGATCAATGAATAAAATACatctatctttgaaaaaaaattccCTTCTTTAACAGGCAACTAGAGAAGATTATATCAAAAGCGACAGAGATTAACCTACTCGACTTATTTGGGACACGGATAACCTAACTACAAGACATGGGTTAACTCTTCATATAACAAAGAAAGAAATCAACTACTTCCTATTATTTTCTATctctaaaattataaaaaaaaattattatcttaACTAATCTAAATTTTAGTTAGGATaaagtatatatataatttcttttagtgtttgtgatttttttaaaatatctctaACATTTAGTTGCTTTCAATTTTGTTCCTAATATtttatttgtgtcaaaattaCTTCTAGATGTTAATTCAATATAACATGttaggaaaaaaattaaaaaattttcgaattttGACACAAATAAAAAACGTTAAAAATAAAACTGAATGAATTAAAAACGTTTGATATGACCAGTAAAGTTGGTTACGAGTTATAGCTCGATAACGTACCCACGATTGTAACCGAGCATTAATAATAATCAGCATTTATTTTCATCCAATAACGTCGGACATGCAGTTAATTCTCTCCCCAGACGTTACGACTCAGACAAAACAATCAACTTCATCCAAACAGATAAAAGGAGAGAAGCAGGAACGAAAAAAGGTAAGCAATCTTTCCAAGAAAAACTTACACACATATATTTttctactgacttgagcgtcggagtgcctttgcaggtacccacctcCTAGGTTCTTCCATTGCCGACATAGTTCGTATTACATCTTGGAAGTCTGCCGACCTTCTCAGGAGAACGATCTATATCTCGGCGAAAGCAGGCAAGAACATTGGCGCCCATCGTGGGCCACAATTTGAGATACCATTTGTTGTAAGCCCCAAATTTCTTATACTCTCTTATGGCTGATGTTCCTCCCCCTACCCATCCGAGCTTTTACGGATGGTGACCGAGCTTCAACAAGCAAACCAGCGGATGGTGGAGGAAAATCAGAGAATGCAAAACCAAATCGCGCAGCTAGTTCAAGCTCGCCTGGAACACAATAATGAGGATCACGAGCAACATGGAAACGACGAGCGTCAATCACTACCAACCCATGTCTCTGAGACACCACAGAGCAACAATGACGGGAACCATCAGAGTGAAGGAGTCCAACCTGATGATGAGGAAGAAAAGCTTGACAATTCTGCAGGGCCATTCACAGCTGACATAATGAACTTTCAACTCCCCAGGCAATTCACCCTTCCGACGACTCTAACCCCATATGACGGATTGGGCGACCCGAAGCAACATGTTAAAAAATTCCGATCTATTATGATTGTCAACGGTGCATCCGATCCTATTCTATGTCGATGTTTCCCGTCTTTTTTAGATGATCCTGCACTTGACTGGTTTTGCTCTTTGCCTACAGATTCTATATCACGTTTTCAGGAGTTGGCTAAGCAATTTGAAGACCATTTTGCAGCATCCGCAATATATCTACACGATTTTGACTACCTAACGACCATTAAGCAGGGACCACAAGAAAGTCTGAAAGATTATATTACTCGCTTCACGAAGGTGGCCATGCGAATCCCCGATCTCCATCCCGAGGTCCACCTTCATACCATTAAAAGTGGCCTCCGCCCAGGTAAATTCTAGGAGACCATTGCCATCGCTAAACCAAAAACCTTGGCCAAGTTCCGCGAGAAAGCCAAGGGACAGATAGACATTGAAGAGCTCCGCCAAGCGCGAAAAGTAGATAAGTCGGCCACTAAAGATGATGAAAAACCTCGCGATAACAAGAAGAGTTTCAAACCAGTTCCTCGCTATGAGTCCTATACCCAGTTCAACACTAAAAGGGACGACATAATTAAGGAAATACTGAATTCAAAGCTAATCAAACCCCCCCCCCCGGAAAGGCAGGCAGTTATCCCGAACCAAAAAATATTGACAAATCCAAATACTGCACCTTTCATCAGAAACACGGCCACACAACCGACGAATGTGTCATCGCTAAGGATATACTAGAGCGGTTGGCACGACAAGGCCACCTTGACAAATTCATCACAGGACATATGAAGAAGAGAATAACATCCAGCTCCGAACAACCTACAGCAGGTCAATCGTCAAAGGAAAAAGATAAAGCTCCAACTCATCCTAGGGGGGTGATCAATTGCATTTCGGGAGGTTATGCTGGCGGTGGACATACAAGCTCGGCTAGAAAGCGGACCTACAGAGCTATGTTAGCAGTCGAGGATACTGCCCATAATCCTTAACCAATTCAGGATATCCCCGAGATGACCTTCCGACCTGCCGACTTTAATTACATCCATACCAACTACGATGATCCTGTGGTTATTTCCATCCAATTGGGAGACCTAATAGTCCGAAAAGTCCTACTTGATCCAGGGAGTAGCGCTGATGTCCTTTTTCTTTACCACATTTCAAAAAATGAAACTGAGCAGCCATACTCAGGAGATTTGGTCGGGTTCTCAGGGGAGCGAGTTCCTGTGCTGGGATCTGTGTGGTTAAAAACCACACTCGGTGAACAACCATTGTCTAAAACACAAGACATCCAATATCTCGTAGTAGACTATTTTAGTCCTTATAATGTTATATTAGGAAGACCTTTTTTGAATAGATTTGCTGCTATTGTTTCCACATTTCACCTTTGTGTCAAGTTTCCTGTGCAGGACAATATCGTCGCAACCATTCACAGTGATCTACACGAAGCTCGGCATTGCTACAACATAAGTCTGAAGCCCATCAAAAGGAACCCCGAAGCT is a genomic window of Arachis ipaensis cultivar K30076 chromosome B06, Araip1.1, whole genome shotgun sequence containing:
- the LOC107648482 gene encoding protein RADIALIS-like 3, yielding MASSSMSSSGSWSAKDNKAFERALAVYDKDTPDRWYNVARAVGGKTPDEVKRHYALLLGDVGYIESGQVPFPKYKKNGASN